The Faecalibacter bovis genome includes the window AGTAAAAAATGAACATAAAAACATACGCAGCCTTTAACGAAACTGATCCTTTAGGGCCATATACCATAGAAAGACGCCAAATACAAGCAAACGATGTTGCTATTGATATCGAGTATTGTGGTGTATGTCACAGCGACATTCATACAGCAAAAGGAGATTGGGGTAGACCAAATTATCCAGTTGTTCCAGGTCACGAAATTATTGGTCGTGTAAAAGAAGTAGGAGCAGAAGTAACTAAATTTAAAGCTGGAGATTTAGTTGGAGTTGGATGTATGGTTGAATCTTGTAAATCGTGTGATCCTTGTAATCATGGCATCGAGCAATATTGCGAAAACGGATTCACAGGAACCTACAATTCTAAAAAATCTAAATACAGTGGAATTACTTATGGAGGATATTCAGAATATATTGTTGTAGAAGAAGACTTCGTGTTAAGTGTTCCTAATACTATCGATATTAAAGCTGCTGCGCCACTTTTATGCGCAGGTATTACAACTTGGTCTCCATTGCGCCATTGGAACGTTAAAACGGGCGATAAAGTTGGTGTAATTGGTTTAGGAGGATTAGGACACATGGGTGTGAAATTCGCAAAAGCGATGGGTGCACATGTAGTGATGATTACGACTTCGACTTCTAAAGGTGAAGATGCAAAAAAATTAGGAGCTGATGAGGTTTTGATTTCTACAGACGAAGATCAATTAAAAGCTCATAAAAATTCGTTTGATTTTCTATTGAATACAATTCCGGTAAAACACGATGTTAATCCTTATTTAAACTTATTGAAATTAGATAAAACGATGTGTTTAGTTGGTGCGATAGAACCGTTAGAAGCAGTACATGGTGGGAATTTAATTTTAAAACGTAAAAATCTTGCTGGTTCATTAATCGGAGGAATTAAAGAAACGCAAGAAATGTTAGATTTCTGTGGTGAGCATAATATTGTTTCTGATGTAGAAATTATTGATATTCAGAATATAAACGAAGCTTACGAACGTATGATGAAATCAGATGTTAAATATCGTTTTGTAATTGATATTAAATCTTTCAATAAAATATAATAAAAAAGAAAGCCGCTCAATGAGCGGCTTTCTTGTATATAAAAGTAGATTATTTTACTTCTTCTGTAGTAGCAGCTGTAGAATCAACTGTTACATTTTCTACTGAATCAGCAGCAACACCTGGAGTTTCAACTGCTGTAGAATCTAAAGATACTGAATCTGTAGCGAATACTGCAGAATCAACAACTGTTTCAACATCTGTAGTTTCTGTTTTCTCTCCACAAGATACTGCTCCTAATGATAAAGTTGCAACTGCAACTAATGCGAAAAATCTTTTCATTTTAATATATATTTATTTTATAAATTATTTTACTTTTTCTGTTGTGCTTGTTTCTGTAACAACTACAGAATCATTTACTTTCGTAGAATCAACTACTACACTGTCTGCTATTACTAAAGAATCTACAGTAACGATAGAATCGTTTGTAGCTTCTACATCAACTGGAGCTGGTTTTTCTTCTCCACATGATACTAATGTTAATGATCCTCCTAATGCTAATACAGCAAATGCGTTTAATGCGAACTTTTTCATCATTTATATTTTTTGATTTTAAACAATAATTTGATTTGTTTGATATTCCAAAGTTAGATCACCAATTTTCCACTGTTTAGAATATTAGTTGTATTGTGATTGTAACAATTTTACATGATTTTGAAAGGTGATTTTACAAGGATTTATTGATCGATTTTAGTTAATTTCTGTTTGATGTATCGATATTTTTGTTTTATTTGTAATAGGAAAAACATTGTTTTGTAAATCGGAAATTTTATTTACAAAACAATGTAATTCAATTAAATGAAAATAATAAATTGAGCAAATTTACAGACATAGAAATTTTCGAAATTCTGAAAAAATCAATCGCTGATCGATTTTTAGAGGAAAATTCTGCTCAATCATCAGATATTTCTAAATGGAAAGGACAAGAAATTGTCGTTTTTCAAGAAGATTTGTTCAATCGAACTAAATCTACAGTAAGCGAGAAATGGTTTTATACTTATTTTAAATCAGATTTTAAGAAACTTCCTCGCATTGACATGCTAAATTTATTGTCGCAATATTGTGGATTTAAAAATTGGGCTCATTTTTTACATCAAAAAGAAATAGAAGTATTTGGTAAAACTGAGAAAGAGAAGGAGCCTTACATAATTTCGAGACCTGAGATTGATATTTCGAAAGATATTAATCAAGAAATAAACGAAGTTGAACAAATTACACCAACTTTACAAACAAATAAAGAAAGTCAAACTCCAACCAAAGAAGAAAAAACCAACTCGTCAATTAAAAAAATCGCTGTTATTACTTCTATTATTAGCGCTGTTCTTTTAGCTGGTTTAGTTGTTTATTTTAGTTTTTTTCAAACAAAAAATTACGAATTCTGCTTTGTTGATTCGGATCGACAAACTTTGGTAAAAAACTCAGTTGAGGTTACCATCCTTCGTCAAGGATTTACTCCGTTGTACTTAAATTCTAAAACAGGTTGTATTCAATTCGAATCTAAAAGTGATTCGGTTCAAATGGTTGTTGCTACACCTTACCATAAATTAGATACTTTTAATGTAAATCTGCATCAATACAGACAACCTGAAAAGATATTGTTAGAGCCAGATGATTATAAAGTTATGCTTTATTATTATTCTAATTCGGCTAAAGATTTAAAGCAAAGAATTGCAAAATTAAACCAAATGATCGATGATAATGCCTTGATTTATCAAGTGTATGATAATGATTATTTTGGGGTAGAAATTTTAACCAAACAACAATACATAAACCTAGTTTCTTTACCAACAACTTCGTTGAAGAATTATTCTTTGATAGAGTCTGAAAGTAAGAACGGAAAAATCGTTAAACTAAAATTTAAAATTCAGCAAGATGAGGAGGATAATTAAACTGATGAATTTGTGCTTTTGTGCAATTTTATCGATTTGGATCATATATTCTTGTAAAAAAGATACAACTTACGAAGGAGATTATAATCCAGAAGTAATTAAAGGATATAAAAACGAAGCTTCAACAGTTACTACTAAAATGGATTCTATTGAGGCAATTAACTTTATTTCGAAGCAGAAACTTAGAGAGTTTTATGAGTTGTCTGCGTTGGCATCAAACAATAATGATAGTGTGGTCCAAGAAATTTTGATCACTCAATTAAGAAGTTATTTTTCTAAAGAAGATGTATCTGAAGTTGATACATTATTAAGTAAGCTAAAAAATAGAAACATTCATTTCGTTTCTGTTGCTAAGTTTAACATTATCCCAAACGATAGTTTAACGCCTGATACAATCAAAAAAGCTGATTATACTTTAAATCTATTTAATAAAGATAAAAAGTTAGTTAAAACGATTGATAGAACTTCGGTTTTCGTATTAAAACAAGAACCAATTCAGTTTAAAAGAGAGTTTAAATTCTATTTTCAGACTTTAAATTTGATGAAAGATTCAATTCAAAATGATACAATTTCGTCAGGAATTAAACAATAATTTAAAGAAATATCGCCCTCATAAGCGTCAGTAATATTATCAATAGGTCTAAAATAAGTTAGGCCTATTTTTTTTGTTTCAGGTTTACATCTGGCTAAAAACTTATCATAATATCCGCCACCGTAACCCACGCGATTTCCGAACTTATCTGCCACAAACATAGGTACAAATACCACGTCAATTTGTTCAGAATCTATTTCAGTATAATTAATAGGTTCAGGAATTTGGAGTGAATTTAATTGGGTTTCAAATCCATTTTCAACCCTACAATTAATCATATCGTCACCTATGACTAACGGCAAAACTACAGTTTTTTTATTCTCATAAAGCCATTTAATAATTGGATAAGTGTTTATTTCATTGTTCTTTTCGATGGGTAAAAAAATATGAAAGACTTGATCATTTTCAAAATCAAATTTTTTAATCTGTTCAAAAATTTGAGCACTTAATGAATTAACTTCCTCTTTTGAAAATTGTTTGCGTAACGAACGATAATGTTTTCTTGCTTCAGCTTTCTGCATTCAATTGGTTTTAAAAAACGAAGTTATGAAATGAATTGATTATTTGATAGAAAATAAATAAGCCATCAATTGCTTGATGGCTTGTTTTTATATAGTTCGATATAATATCGTTATATTTCTTTTACTGTAATAATGTTTACAGGACATGCTTTTGCAGCGCGTTCGCAGCTATCAGCAATCCCATGATCTGGATCTTTTAATGTATGGAATCCCTTTTTATCAGTAGCTTTTAATAAAACAGATTTCCCATCTTTTTTAGACATACGGAAACGTTCTGGTGCTAACTCATAACAATAGTTACATCCGATACATTTATCGCGTTGTAAAGTAATAATTACCATTTTTTACTTTATTTTTTAGTGCGAATAAGCTCCTTCTTCCACATTATTTTGTTGCGTTCCTGGATCTTCAACCTTTACTAATTTATATAATTTATCAGAAGGTCGAATACGGAAATCTAATGGAATTGTAATGCTATTACCTTTTGTTGCAATATCAGCTTTTACATCTTCCACCATCATTTCAGTAACTTCCATTTCTTTTGCACCAGTTGTTGGACCAGTAACTAAGATTGTATCACCAACTTTTAAATCATAAGCATCGATAACGAATTGACCGATATTAGCTTTCGGGAAGAAATGTACACCTTTACCAATGTAAACTTTCTTTTGTGTAGCCATAGATCCTGGTACAGCAGACCATTCACCTAATTTTTGACCTAAGTAATATCCAGACCAGAAACCACGATTATATACAGTTTGTAATAATCCCATCCAGTAATCAACTTTCTCTTTTGAGTACGTTCCGTCAGCGATAGAATCAATAGCTTCACGGTAACAACGAATTACAGTTGCAACATATTCTGGAGCACGACCACGACCTTCAATTTTTAATACTTTGATTCCAGCGTTTACGACTTGGTCTAAGAAATCAATTGTACATAAATCTTTAGGCGACATCATGTATTCGTTATCTAATTCGATTTCGAATCCAGTTTCCTGATCGATAACAGTATATTTTTTACGACAGTTTTGTTTACAAGCTCCACGGTTTGCAGAAGAATTGTGCGAGTGTAAGCTTAAGTAACATTTTCCAGATACAGCCATACATAATGCACCGTGTCCGAAAATTTCAATTTCTACTAAGTTTCCACTTGGTCCACGAACGTCATCTTTCACGATTAATTCACAAATCTTTTCTACTTGTTTCAAACTCAATTCACGAGATAATACCATCGTATCAGCAAACATTGCGTAGAATTTTACTGTTTCGATATTAGTAACGTTAATCTGAGTTGAAATGTGAACTTCCATTCCGATTTGTCTTGCATAGGCAATCACCGATTGATCCATTGCAATAACAGCCGTAATATTAGCTTCTTTCGCTTTATCTAATAACACTTTGATCAACGATAAATCGTGATCGTAAATGATTGTATTTAATGTAAGGTAAGAACGCACACCTTTCGCTTCACAACGCTCTACAATTTCAGGTAAATCACCCATTGTAAAGTTAATCGAAGCACGTGCACGCATATTTAATTGATCTACACCAAAATATACAGAATCTGCACCATTGTCAAGGGCCGCTTGTAAAGATTCAAAATTACCAGCAGGAGCCATTAACTCCATTTTTCCATCTTTGGTCATACGAAATTTCTGATTTTAAGGTGCAAAGGTATAAAAAATTGAAAGAACTTTATAATGAATTAAAATAGAGGATGTTTATTTCGTTATAAATTATAAGAAATACAATCGTAAAAATATTTGAAATGATGAATTAGATAAGTGGTTTATAATAAATAACTTATTGCTAAATTAGGCTAATGAATTAAAATAGATAAAAAATGATAAAATTATATTTTGGATGTTTAATCGGTTTGTTATCACTAAATGCTTGTAATACGACTCAAAATTTAGGGAAAGATGAAGTTTTAATGTATATAGCGGCAGAACAAGTAGATTGTGTAGGAGTTGTACCTATGAAATGTTTACAAGTAAAAGAATCTAAAGACGATAATTGGACTTATTTTTATTCTGCTATTGATGGATTTTCGTATGAATCAGGTTATGAATATGAATTACTTATAAAGAAAACTAAGGTTTCGGATCCAGTTCCAGCTGATGCATCTTCCATTCAATATCATTTGATTAAAGTGTTAAAAAAGACAAAGAAATAATATAGATTGCGATTGCCTGAAATTATTTTAATTTTGCAGTATGCAAATAGAAAGTCTTCAAAATCAAAAAATAAAAAACTTGCTGAAATTGCAAGATAAATCGAGAGAACGTAAAAATCAAGGATTGTTTATTGTTGAGGGAACTCAAGAAAATGAATTAGCAATTAAAGGAGGTTACGAAGCAGTTGAAATTTATATCTGTGAAGATATTTATGATGCAAATATAAAATTCGATAATCCAAGACGATTTGAAATTACTCGAGCTATTTTTGAAAAGATTGCATATCGTAAATCTACAGGTGGTATTATTGGAGTTTATAAAACGAAAGCATCAAAATTAGAAGATTTAAATTTACCTGAAAATCCTTTAGTTGTCGTATTAGAAGCGGTTGAAAAACCAGGGAATTTAGGTGCTGTTTTAAGAACCGGTGATGGTGCAAAAGTAGATGCTGTAATAGTTTGTGATGAAACGGTAGATTTTTTTAATCCGAATGTAATTAGATCATCGGTCGGAACTTTATTTACGAATCAAATTGCGTCGGCATCTAAAGAAGATGTTTTAGATTATTTAAAAAATAAAAATGTTCAGATCATTTCAACTTTCTTGCGCGACGAAACCATTAGTTTATACGAAGCTGATTTTACTTCAGGTTCTGCAATTATTTTAGGAACAGAAGCGACAGGATTATCTGATTTTTGGGCCGATAATTCAGCAGCTTTAATTAAAATTCCGATGTTAGGATTTGTAGATTCTTTAAACGTGAGTAATGCAGCAGCAATTTGCGTGTATGAAGCCGTAAGACAAAGACAATAATTCTTTTAAAATAACAAAAAGCCACTCAATTTGAGTGGCTTTTTTATGTTTACTGTTATTTGAATTTTCTTAAAATTTTCTTGTACCATGGTAATTTCCCATTGTATTGGTAACCGTAGCCATACCCGTAGCCATATCCGTAACCATAGCGGTATCCATAACCTCTATTCATGTCAACATCATTAATAATCATATTCATGTTTTTTAAGATGTTTTCTTGGTACATATGCTTTGGAATATCCATTACATTTTTATCTGTATAATTTGCTCTAGAAATATACAGAGTTAGATCAGCATTTTCAGCAATTAAAACCGTATCTGTAACTAAATTTACAGGTGCAGTATCTACAATAATATAATCGTAGTGTTCTTTTGCGTAATTAATGATTTCAGCAAATCGGCCATTCATTAATAATTCTGCTGGATTAGGTGGAATTACACCTGCATTTACAAAATCAAAGTTAAAACCACCAGGTTTATTTATAATTATATCACTAGGTAAAATGTCAGAATCTGCTAAGAAATTAGTTAATCCTGCCGTTTTTCTCGAAAATCCATCCAAATCCAAATAATCTAAAATTTTAGGATTACGAATATCAGCTCCAATTAATAAAACTCTGTCATTTGAAAATGTATAGATTTGAGATAAATTGGTAGCTACATAAGTTTTACCTTCACCTGAAATTGAAGATGTGATGTAGATAACTTTTCCGTCTTTTTTATTTTTATCGATAAAGAAATTGATGTTGGTACGTAACATTCTGAAAGATTCTGCCGTAACAGAAGTATCATTTCTTTCAATAATTTTAACCTTACTATTCGGGATTTGACCAGCAACTGGTGCTCCAACAATTTTTTCTAAATCCTCTTTTGTGTGTACTTTATTATTTAATAATTGACGTAAGAAAACAAACGCAAATGGTATGGCTAATCCTAACGCAATAGATCCCATATAAATCATACGAGAATTAGGAGAAACCGCACCTCCGTTTCCGTAAGCACTGTCAACAATCTTTATATGTTCTGGTGTAGAAGCTGCTTTAATTTCAGATTCTTCACGCTTTTGTAGTAAAAACAAATATAAAGCTTCTACAATTTGTTGCTGTCTTGAAATGTCTTTAAAGACACGTTCTTGAGCAGGTATTTTAGATATACGATTGTTAAGATTTGATTGTTTTGATTGTAATGAATTTAATGATGTTTGAATATTATTACGATATAATTTAAAACTTGATTTTAAATTAATTTTTACATCATTAATTTGTTTTTGAAGCGTTTTTACATCATTATGATGCTCCGTTACATTCTTTAATTTTTCTTCTTTTGCTAAAATTAAGTCGTTGTATTGACTAATTGTGCTAGTGATAGTACCATCAGTTAACCCAATGTTTGTTGGCAACAAATTATCACGATTTGTTTGTAGCGCTTTATTCATAAAGTCTACTAACGATAATTGTGTATTATAATCTAAAATTTGTTTTTCAGTTTGTGTAGATTCGCCTAAGAAAATACTAGCTTCTGATTCTAAATCTGTGATTTTATTTGATGTTTTATAACTCTCTAAACTACGGTCAACACCTTGTAATTCGTTCGTAACAATAACCAAACGATCATTGATAAATTTAGATGTTGATTCAGTGATTTTCGCATCATCACTTTTTAAATCTTCGTTATAAACATTAACTAATTCGTCAATAAATTCAATGGCACGATTAGGAACATTATCAACTAAACTTAAATTTAAAATACGAGAATTTTCGCTTGAAGGAGAAATCTGAATTCTACCTTTATATGAATTTACTGTTGAAATAAATGGTGAAAATCGAATGATAATTTCAGAACCATTTTCACTTCTTAAATCTTTATCAGGATTTGGTAAAATAATAAAATCGCCAGTAGAATTGTAAATCTTCTGACCGAAATTATATTTTTTTGTTCCACCAATTTCATCAATTAATTCAAAACTTGTTGGCGATAGAATTCGAATTCTATAATTTCCGTAAAGTTTATCACTATTTGAAGTTAAAGGGTTAATGAATTTAACTTGTATTGGGGAATTTTTACCGTAAACTTCAATTTCTTTAATTCGACCAACTCGTGTATAAGAGATGTTTAAATCTTTGGCGTCAACAACTTGAGAGATGATTCGACGAGATTTAATAATTTCTATTTGATCAGCTAATTCAGCATCTGCTTCTTTATTTAACATGCTGTTATTTAAAGCAGCTA containing:
- a CDS encoding GumC family protein, with translation MENNKEIDFGQNSNSSFDLREIIFPYLKYWYLFAIGLIIALVCANTYLKYAISTYAVSAKVLVNSKNAKNIELAALNNSMLNKEADAELADQIEIIKSRRIISQVVDAKDLNISYTRVGRIKEIEVYGKNSPIQVKFINPLTSNSDKLYGNYRIRILSPTSFELIDEIGGTKKYNFGQKIYNSTGDFIILPNPDKDLRSENGSEIIIRFSPFISTVNSYKGRIQISPSSENSRILNLSLVDNVPNRAIEFIDELVNVYNEDLKSDDAKITESTSKFINDRLVIVTNELQGVDRSLESYKTSNKITDLESEASIFLGESTQTEKQILDYNTQLSLVDFMNKALQTNRDNLLPTNIGLTDGTITSTISQYNDLILAKEEKLKNVTEHHNDVKTLQKQINDVKINLKSSFKLYRNNIQTSLNSLQSKQSNLNNRISKIPAQERVFKDISRQQQIVEALYLFLLQKREESEIKAASTPEHIKIVDSAYGNGGAVSPNSRMIYMGSIALGLAIPFAFVFLRQLLNNKVHTKEDLEKIVGAPVAGQIPNSKVKIIERNDTSVTAESFRMLRTNINFFIDKNKKDGKVIYITSSISGEGKTYVATNLSQIYTFSNDRVLLIGADIRNPKILDYLDLDGFSRKTAGLTNFLADSDILPSDIIINKPGGFNFDFVNAGVIPPNPAELLMNGRFAEIINYAKEHYDYIIVDTAPVNLVTDTVLIAENADLTLYISRANYTDKNVMDIPKHMYQENILKNMNMIINDVDMNRGYGYRYGYGYGYGYGYGYQYNGKLPWYKKILRKFK
- a CDS encoding TrmH family RNA methyltransferase — protein: MQIESLQNQKIKNLLKLQDKSRERKNQGLFIVEGTQENELAIKGGYEAVEIYICEDIYDANIKFDNPRRFEITRAIFEKIAYRKSTGGIIGVYKTKASKLEDLNLPENPLVVVLEAVEKPGNLGAVLRTGDGAKVDAVIVCDETVDFFNPNVIRSSVGTLFTNQIASASKEDVLDYLKNKNVQIISTFLRDETISLYEADFTSGSAIILGTEATGLSDFWADNSAALIKIPMLGFVDSLNVSNAAAICVYEAVRQRQ
- a CDS encoding peptidase U32 family protein translates to MTKDGKMELMAPAGNFESLQAALDNGADSVYFGVDQLNMRARASINFTMGDLPEIVERCEAKGVRSYLTLNTIIYDHDLSLIKVLLDKAKEANITAVIAMDQSVIAYARQIGMEVHISTQINVTNIETVKFYAMFADTMVLSRELSLKQVEKICELIVKDDVRGPSGNLVEIEIFGHGALCMAVSGKCYLSLHSHNSSANRGACKQNCRKKYTVIDQETGFEIELDNEYMMSPKDLCTIDFLDQVVNAGIKVLKIEGRGRAPEYVATVIRCYREAIDSIADGTYSKEKVDYWMGLLQTVYNRGFWSGYYLGQKLGEWSAVPGSMATQKKVYIGKGVHFFPKANIGQFVIDAYDLKVGDTILVTGPTTGAKEMEVTEMMVEDVKADIATKGNSITIPLDFRIRPSDKLYKLVKVEDPGTQQNNVEEGAYSH
- a CDS encoding NAD(P)-dependent alcohol dehydrogenase, with amino-acid sequence MNIKTYAAFNETDPLGPYTIERRQIQANDVAIDIEYCGVCHSDIHTAKGDWGRPNYPVVPGHEIIGRVKEVGAEVTKFKAGDLVGVGCMVESCKSCDPCNHGIEQYCENGFTGTYNSKKSKYSGITYGGYSEYIVVEEDFVLSVPNTIDIKAAAPLLCAGITTWSPLRHWNVKTGDKVGVIGLGGLGHMGVKFAKAMGAHVVMITTSTSKGEDAKKLGADEVLISTDEDQLKAHKNSFDFLLNTIPVKHDVNPYLNLLKLDKTMCLVGAIEPLEAVHGGNLILKRKNLAGSLIGGIKETQEMLDFCGEHNIVSDVEIIDIQNINEAYERMMKSDVKYRFVIDIKSFNKI
- a CDS encoding DUF4377 domain-containing protein — protein: MIKLYFGCLIGLLSLNACNTTQNLGKDEVLMYIAAEQVDCVGVVPMKCLQVKESKDDNWTYFYSAIDGFSYESGYEYELLIKKTKVSDPVPADASSIQYHLIKVLKKTKK
- a CDS encoding 5-formyltetrahydrofolate cyclo-ligase; the encoded protein is MQKAEARKHYRSLRKQFSKEEVNSLSAQIFEQIKKFDFENDQVFHIFLPIEKNNEINTYPIIKWLYENKKTVVLPLVIGDDMINCRVENGFETQLNSLQIPEPINYTEIDSEQIDVVFVPMFVADKFGNRVGYGGGYYDKFLARCKPETKKIGLTYFRPIDNITDAYEGDISLNYCLIPDEIVSF
- a CDS encoding ferredoxin; amino-acid sequence: MVIITLQRDKCIGCNYCYELAPERFRMSKKDGKSVLLKATDKKGFHTLKDPDHGIADSCERAAKACPVNIITVKEI